The DNA window ggtgatgaagatgttctgtcgtactgatcagcagtgtatctgttatctctgctctgtggatgaacataaaggccacgacaccgtctcagctgcagcagaaaggaccgagaggcagagagagctggaggtgagtcgactcaacatccagcagaggatccaggacagagagaaagatgtgaagctgctccaacaggaggtggaggctgtcaatcgctctgctgataaagcagtggaggacagtgagaagatcttcaccgagctgatccgtctcatggagaaaagaagctgtgatgtgaagcagcaggtcagatcccagcagaaaagtgaagtgagtcgagtcaaagagcttcaggagaagctggagcaggagatcactgagctgaagaggagagacgttgagctggagctgctgtcacacacagaggatcacaatCAGTTTCTAGTCAGCGacccctcactgtcaccactcagtcaatctacatccagcatcaatatccgtcctctgagctactttgaggatGTGAtggcggctgtgtcagaagtcagagataaactacaggacgttctgagagagaaatggacaaacgtctcacagacagggactgaagtggatgttttactgccaCAACcagtgactgaagtggatgttttactgccgCAACCAGAGCACAAGACCAGAGCTGAATTCTTAAAATATTCACgtgaaatcacactggatccaaacacagcaaacacaaagctgttattatctgaggggaacagaaaagcaacattaatgAGACAACAACAGTCTTATCctagtcacccagacagattcactgatTGGCctcaggtcctgagtagagagagtctgactggacgttgttactgggaggttgagtggagagggagaggagtttatgtagcagtcgcatacaagagtatcaggaGAGCAGGGGGGAGGAATGATTGTGCGTTTGGACGGAATGACAAATCTTGGGCGTTAGTTTGTTTACAAAACAGTTATAGATTTCTGTACAACAACAAAGTCCAAACTCCCATCTcaggtcctctgtcctccagagtaggagtgtacctggatcacagtgcaggtattctgtccttctacagcgtctctgaaaccatgactctcctccacagagtccagaccacattcactgagcctctctatgctggactttTGCCTTATTTTGATGTCACTGCTGAGTTCTGTAAACTAAAATAGACTGAAGTCATTTAAGGGttaaattctgtgttttaactcttaaactCATTTTGTCTCCATGTTTGTTGCTGAGAGCTGATTGCATTTCTTCGCagctcagagatcagctgtcaatcaaacataatggtggtactttgacatcttctcatgagttgttctgtaaatgtgtgagtgtcttcaggtggcgctccttcctgtgtctgtttcactgctcatgATGATGTTTGTTCACCTGAACTGATATTTCTCTGCATGAATATGTtaacttctctgtgctctaaatgtttgatgaatatttgtattGATGCATTTGTAGGTTGTTGTTTCTCTCACTGCATGAGTCTTAAGAGAGAAAGCATCAGACCTTCCTTTACTGTAGATATTTTGTTCTCACATTTTGTACAGAAAtgtattatttcatttaattgtttAGCATGATCAATAAAGAGATCATTCTTTATACATGGAATAACTGAACAAGtcatttaacagactttactgatgggatgtgtggacaaactgtatgtttatataatcaataaacaaatatgaacaaagtattttcctccttttcttcattccagggtatcatacaaagctgatggagaaaatatgaaacTAATATGAGAGTATAACTGA is part of the Sebastes umbrosus isolate fSebUmb1 chromosome 12, fSebUmb1.pri, whole genome shotgun sequence genome and encodes:
- the LOC119498700 gene encoding tripartite motif-containing protein 16-like isoform X3, yielding MELQGVQLDRESFSCSICLDLLKDPVTTPCGHSYCMNCIKTHWDGEDEKKIYSCPQCRKTFKRRPVLLKSTMLADLVEELKKTELQAAPADHCYAGPEDVACDFCTGRKRKALKSCLMCLASHCEKHLQPHYDVAPLKKHKLVEPSKKLQENICSRHHEVMKMFCRTDQQCICYLCSVDEHKGHDTVSAAAERTERQRELEVSRLNIQQRIQDREKDVKLLQQEVEAVNRSADKAVEDSEKIFTELIRLMEKRSCDVKQQVRSQQKSEVSRVKELQEKLEQEITELKRRDVELELLSHTEDHNQFLVSDPSLSPLSQSTSSINIRPLSYFEDVMAAVSEVRDKLQDVLREKWTNVSQTGTEVDVLLPQPEHKTRAEFLKYSREITLDPNTANTKLLLSEGNRKATLMRQQQSYPSHPDRFTDWPQVLSRESLTGRCYWEVEWRGRGVYVAVAYKSIRRAGGRNDCAFGRNDKSWALVCLQNSYRFLYNNKVQTPISGPLSSRVGVYLDHSAGILSFYSVSETMTLLHRVQTTFTEPLYAGLLPYFDVTAEFCKLK
- the LOC119498700 gene encoding tripartite motif-containing protein 16-like isoform X2 yields the protein MELQGVQLDRESFSCSICLDLLKDPVTTPCGHSYCMNCIKTHWDGEDEKKIYSCPQCRKTFKRRPVLLKSTMLADLVEELKKTELQAAPADHCYAGPEDVACDFCTGRKRKALKSCLMCLASHCEKHLQPHYDVAPLKKHKLVEPSKKLQENICSRHHEVMKMFCRTDQQCICYLCSVDEHKGHDTVSAAAERTERQRELEVSRLNIQQRIQDREKDVKLLQQEVEAVNRSADKAVEDSEKIFTELIRLMEKRSCDVKQQVRSQQKSEVSRVKELQEKLEQEITELKRRDVELELLSHTEDHNQFLVSDPSLSPLSQSTSSINIRPLSYFEDVMAAVSEVRDKLQDVLREKWTNVSQTVTEVDVLLPQPEHKTRAEFLKYSREITLDPNTANTKLLLSEGNRKATLMRQQQSYPSHPDRFTDWPQVLSRESLTGRCYWEVEWRGRGVYVAVAYKSIRRAGGRNDCAFGRNDKSWALVCLQNSYRFLYNNKVQTPISGPLSSRVGVYLDHSAGILSFYSVSETMTLLHRVQTTFTEPLYAGLLPYFDVTAEFCKLK
- the LOC119498700 gene encoding tripartite motif-containing protein 16-like isoform X1; its protein translation is MELQGVQLDRESFSCSICLDLLKDPVTTPCGHSYCMNCIKTHWDGEDEKKIYSCPQCRKTFKRRPVLLKSTMLADLVEELKKTELQAAPADHCYAGPEDVACDFCTGRKRKALKSCLMCLASHCEKHLQPHYDVAPLKKHKLVEPSKKLQENICSRHHEVMKMFCRTDQQCICYLCSVDEHKGHDTVSAAAERTERQRELEVSRLNIQQRIQDREKDVKLLQQEVEAVNRSADKAVEDSEKIFTELIRLMEKRSCDVKQQVRSQQKSEVSRVKELQEKLEQEITELKRRDVELELLSHTEDHNQFLVSDPSLSPLSQSTSSINIRPLSYFEDVMAAVSEVRDKLQDVLREKWTNVSQTVTEVDVLLPQPEHKTRAEFLKYSREITLDPNTANTKLLLSEGNRKATLMRQQQSYPSHPDRFTDWPQVLSRESLTGRCYWEVEWRGRGVYVAVAYKSIRRAGGRNDCAFGRNDKSWALVCLQNSYRFLYNNKVQTPISGPLSSRVGVYLDHSAGILSFYSVSETMTLLHRVQTTFTEPLYAGLLPYFDVTAEFCKLK